The sequence below is a genomic window from Candidatus Methylomirabilota bacterium.
CTGACCCTGGGCCGGCGGACCATCGCCTCCCGCGCCTACGTCGCCTCGTTCAACTTCAAGGGCGCCGACCAGCAGAAGCGGGTCGCCGACCTCTCGGGCGGCGAGCGGAACCGGCTCCATCTCGCCAAGCTCCTCACCCGCGGCGGGAACCTGCTCCTCCTCGACGAGCCGACGAACGATCTCGACGTCGACACGCTCCGCGCGCTGGAGGACGCGCTGCTCGGCTTCTCGGGGTGCGTCGTCGTCATCAGCCATGACCGCTGGTTCCTCGACCGGATCGCCACCCACATGCTGGCCTTCGAGGACGAGGGGCGGGTGGTCTGGTTCGAGGGGAACTACGCCGACTACGAGGCCGACCGGCGGAAGCGCCTCGGCGCCGAAGCCGACCGCCCCCATCGGCTCCGCTACAAGCGGCTCCGCCACTGACGGGAGCGAGCATGCCAGGACCCACGCCGAGCGAGGATGATGTGATCGGCTACCTCAAGACGCTGTCCAACTGGGGACGCTGGGGGACGGAGGACGAGCTGGGCACCCTGAACCTGATCACGCCGGCCAAGCGGCTGGCGGCGGCGCGCCTCGTCCAGGACGGGATCCCCGTCACCTGTGCTCGGCCCATCGTCACCGACATCACGGCCGACA
It includes:
- a CDS encoding ATP-binding cassette domain-containing protein; its protein translation is LTLGRRTIASRAYVASFNFKGADQQKRVADLSGGERNRLHLAKLLTRGGNLLLLDEPTNDLDVDTLRALEDALLGFSGCVVVISHDRWFLDRIATHMLAFEDEGRVVWFEGNYADYEADRRKRLGAEADRPHRLRYKRLRH